In the Amblyraja radiata isolate CabotCenter1 chromosome 12, sAmbRad1.1.pri, whole genome shotgun sequence genome, TAAGTTATGCTGCAAGGTCGGTTAGAAAGcaatttcagtgcaacaaaaaaaTGCAAGAACACCTAAACATTTATGAAATATTGAAAATTGAATTTACCAACCTGTACCCTTAGTATCATCTCCTTCCATATCCCATTCCTAGAAATTCAGTTTCACATGGAACTACTTTACAAAATGCCAAAACTTTGGCCAGAATCTTCTCACCAaaaagattattatttgaataccTGCCTTCCGTAcaacagtggcgacccgaccccggagcgggcagcggcagtggcgacccgaccccggagcgggcagcggcagtggcgacccgaccccggagcgggcagcggcagtggcgacccgaccccggagcgggcagcggcagtggcgacccgaactcggcgcaggcagcggctgcggcgacccgaccccggagcgggcagcgactgcggcagcagccaccagacctcggagcgggcagcggcagcggcagcagcgatccgacctcggaggaccggccgcgggcccgggggacgacatcgtcgggaactcgcaggttggtgacctgttctgcggagctcccgcgacaacagctgtgtcctctggactggagggccgcagcttcggcggcttcgaccaccccgggccgcggagctgaaccagcccgttcgcgaagcttggattcagccgcgggactgacattacttaccatcgcccggcggggtcacaacatccgaagcctggatcgcttcGGCGcacagggagaataagaaggaaagagacaaaaacttaagacttttgccttccatcacagtgaggagtattcaactcactgtggtggatgttaatttgtgttttttgtgtgtgtttttgccattttttactatatgtaggactgcaaggcaacaaaatttcgttcagaccgcaaggtctgaatgacaataaaggctactttactttactttactttactttactttactttactttactttaccacCAACAACTGCACCCAGCCCTAGATCCATGCAGCTCCCAGTAAAGTGTAAGTACCAAATATCTTATTCATACATTGCAAGGCCACATAGTGGCAGGAAATCTGGAGGTTTTTACCCTCAGTAAACCCAGTTGTCACACATACCTTCAGGATTCTGATCTAGATCAGTCCTCAGTGATACAGTTTGATATCTTCCAGTTCCATCATTGTATTCCACATTTCTGTTCCTTTCCAGATGAATGCCCGCACTTGGAACTGTCCTTATATTTGGGCCCATGTTCAGATCGTGTGCTTTTGACCCTCTTTCTACGTTGGACGCATCATTGGTAAATGGAGCATTTGCATTGTCATGGCATGCAGAAGCTATTTTTTTGTGCAATGGACCCTGCGCAGGTCTCTCTGTCACTACAAGTATGTGTGCCGTGTTTGTTGGTACAATCAGTACGTTCGGTTTCTTAGGGACGGGAGGTGGAGTCttacttttctttttctcaacgTATTGGGTGGAACTCCTGGTTAATTCAGTGGAACAGAGCCTTTGGGTCTCGTCTCGGGTGGTCAATGGTACGCTTCTGGATTGTTTGTTGTCCACATAATTACTCTGAAGGTGATTAGGTTGAACATGTGCAGGATTTGGAGATGCCTGAAGCTTCTGGCTATCTGGCTTATCTAAAGAGTCTTGTTTTTTGACACCAACCTTTCTAAATACTGTGCTAAATCCTCTATTTGAAGATACTGGTGAAGGTACAGTAGATGTGGGTGATGGATGCTCGATGGGAGAAAGCTTTAGAGCAATACTTGAAGGCCTTTTTGACATTGGTGGCTTCCCTGGAACTGGAGGCCGGACCTTTCTCAGGGGAGTTTCGGAGGATTCACTGTGGGTTATCTGTGGTGGTTCTAGAAATTCCGTGTGATCCTCATTCTCCGATCTACTGACCGAGCGAAGACGTACTGACTCCAAGACTGTCTGTGTTATGACTGGCATAGAAGGCTGGTTAGGGCTATGTTTCTGGCTGGGTTTGTTAATGTTCGAAGAGTCAGAGTGTCGTCTGCTGGCTTTGGATTTGCTTTTGAAAGACAGCAGCCCCGACAGATCCAAATGAGGAGGCGGAGAGATGGGCAACTCAAAGATGCGCTTTGACTTGGGGCTCTTCTCATTCGGGGAGGTTGGCTGTAACGAGGACTTCCGTTCTGGGACCTTGGGTTTTGCTTTGCCACCTGGCTGTGGCACATGGCCTTGATAAACAGACATCGGAAAATACGTTGTGGGAGTTTCCGACTGACTTGAATAACCACTGGATGGTGACATCAGACCAGGGAGCTTCCCTGGAGaagacatttttgattctgcCTCGACGGATAACTGGGATGGTGTTGTGGCCCTTGAAATAGATGGTGACGTCAATGATTCAGAACTGCCACGGGACTTGACGCATTCAATCACAGTTATCCCTGTTGTAGTACTGGAGTTTGATAATGATCTATATGGATCATTAGACTTCCAGTCATTAAGGAACCAATGTTCTGTGTACCGTATTGGTTCTCCATCTCTCAGTGTGGGTGTAGTTGAGCTGGAGTGGGCATCTGATACAAAGCCACTAGATTCATTGCTACCTACTGATTCACTTTGAATGACCTGCTTCTCTGAAGGGATAAAGAGCTTTGTTGGCCTGTTTTCTTGAGGAGAGCTGTTTGCGGATGTTTCCTCAGGGTCCAAACTAATCTCGCACGTCTTCAGAGAGACATTCCGCACGGGTGGAACCGGCTTCTTCTTTGGCTTTTTCAGAGAGATGCTTCTTGACCGAGGCCTCGATTTCTGGGATCCTTCCTGGTCAGTCATCACAGAGACATTCTCGTTACTTTGGCTCTCTTCTGAGCTGGCACTCGGGTAACGCATGATGTAATTGGCACTGTGTCGCCGTGTGTGGTCATAGTGCTTGGAGTCATAGCTTCTTATAGCATCCGATGAACAACACGAGCCAGAATCTGTCGGCGTTGACAGAGATCTCTCACGGAATGTGCAAGCTTCCGCATTTGCATAACCCGGGAACTCCAGGTTTGAGTTTGCATCTTCACTTGCATTGTTGATTGGGTAAATTATAATTCGTTCGTGGTTAGTCCTTGTATCCTTGTGATTCTGAGATTTCTCTGCTGCTTCCCCTGGAGTTGATGTGAAGGAGCTGACCATAGGGCTTCTGGTATTTTGTCTTTGGCCTTCCCTTGGTAAAAAGGTGGAGAGTGGAACACTGCGCTCTGTATGCGAGCCATCATTCAGTAACACTCCCGAGTCCTGCTGCGAACAATGTTTCAAGCATTGAAGTGACAGAGTTGGAGGCATATCTGAAAGGTGAGGAGAACACACAGAGTTGCTGCCATTCCAGGCTCTGCTGGAAGAATGTGGGCTCTCCGTATCGTTTTCCCGGTCGGACATGGTAGCACTTGACCCCTGTGCTGAGGAGCAAGGGGTACGCTGCCCATGAGACTGACCACTGCTGTAAGTTTGACTGAATGTCACAGGAGCATGTGTGCCATCATGCAAGGCCTCCACTGACACCGAGCTTGGTGCAGTTACAGCACTCGAATTGTTCAAGGACGAAGAAAAACTAGATCCTCTCATCTGATCCCAAGAAGTGTTAAGAGAAGAGAAGCTATGTTCGCTTATCGACGTAGGCATCATCTGGGGATTGTTCATTGTGAATGTGATGTTCCCTGAAGACTGAGATAGATTTGAATTGTTTATTTGACCGAGATCACTTTGTACCTTCCTGAGAGTTGGGGGGAATGACTGCACCATCCCAAGATTGCCGACTTGGTTGCCGCTCATAACATTCATATCTTCATCAAAGGTAAAGAGACGTTGGTTTGCCTCTGTCTTTGTTAACGCATGAGGAGGTCTCGATCCTTCCTTCAAAGAACCTAAAAAGCGAAAGGAAAATTGACCCCATGAAAATTTTTGTCAGAGAAACATTAACTGCAAGTCACTTACTTCCTTTGTAGTGTTTCCAAATGACACAAGCAAATGTAAATAGTTTCCAACACATTTACATTCCCTGCAGGAGTTGCAAGCACATGTTGGCAGCACTGAATGCTTTGGTTTAAAAACTTTGTGTTTCAGAGACATTCCACATCACAAATGAAGCATAACCAATTGATTATTTCCCAAATGCAGCATTAAAATATTGCGCAGTACCGCACTCTAAGTATACAGTTGCCTGTGAAGGGCACTGTCACGGAGCAAAGGTGACCTCACTCTTGACAGAGACAGCCCAGCTAAAATCACTAGACCATTAATCAACTCAATTTAGGTTTCTCCTGTAGAATTGCATATCTAACTTGCATATCTAACTTTGTCCTGCATCCAGCAATACATCAATCCTTTCATTGGATGAATAatgtttatgtttttatgtagtttttgttatttttgttggggtatgtgtgtgggggggtgggggtggtgtgggggggggggggggtgggggtaacttttaaatctctccctgcacgggagacccgaccttttctttgtcgggtctccgttgtcgttggggctgcaacgaggagcggcctccaacaggaagaccgggggctgtggtgccgactactcacctcaccgtcgcggagctggccgagtccagagcgggtggagctgtggtggacgctgctgcggcccgacctccggaggttcggaggctgcaactgcgggtctggcggacggcggcaccgggagcccgctggtccctggagggagaccgcttttcagggctcccgcaacggcgacttctcccgcccgagttgcggggttgaagagctcctggagcggggccttacatcatcgccccgcgcggcttggaatggcggcgggtctctgcgagcgcgcgccgggggctctaacatcaagaacccggtgtgcggccttgcatcacccggcgtggctttaatggccgcgggacaattcgccatcgcccgccgggggctttgaacgtgactttgactctgacatcggggggggggagagtgcagtggagagataagtttttttggccttccatcatagcaatgtgatggatgtttatgtaaattatgttgtgtcttgggtctatttgtttgtaatgtatggctgcagaaacggcatttcgtttggacctcaaggggtccaaatgacaataaattgaattgtatgtattgtattgtattgtataagacCCTTGATAaagggacaagcttttcccatgttCATGTGGTACCAATAATTCCAAATAATCTTAGGTAGTGTGTTCTAAGTGTTCAAAAGAAAATACAGTCTACATTCTCGCTACTCCACAACTCTTTTATCTATTTACCACTCGTATAGTAAAATATTCCAAGCCATTTCACAGGAGGATTATCAGATAAAATTTAATATTTTATCACATGGGGAGACCATGGGGCGGATTCATCTTAAGGATGTTTTAAAGGACAAGGGGCAGAGGTAACCAGCTACTGGCAAAAACCCAATGCTTGGAGCCTGTAGGTAAAACATGGCATTCAATGAGAGGGAAAGAAATTCCCCCTTTAATCTACAACTTCCTCTGCTGTCTGTTGCTTGTTTATCAGGTGCCTCTGCTCCCCAGTTCTTTAGATCTCTTCTCTACCATTCACATATGCTCATTCTTCCCTGCTCCTTGTGCCTATCCCACCTTCCACTACTTATTTCcctcggtggcacagcggtaaagttgctgctttacagcgccagtgacccgggttcgatcctgactacggagtttgtacgttctccccgagaccgtgtgggtttcccccggggttactcctgcttcctcccacattccaaagaaatgcagagttgcaggttcattggctttggtaaagattgtaaatagtccccagtgtttAGAATAGgtctaatgtatggggtgataggtggtcggcagggactcggtgggctgaacagcTTGTTTAGTTCTGTATttttaatgtctaaagtaatataATGGACTGGGAATAATACAACTTCTGTGCTGATGCAAAAACCATCACATATCTTCCCGCacgtaacccatatccctccattccctgcatatccatttgcctatccaaaagtcgtctaacatatctgcctcaaccactaccTCCGGCAGCACTTTCTGGGCACTCACTATCCTCTTATGTTATAAATttgtcccacacatctttaaATTATGTTTATCTCAACTTAAAGTTGTGCCCTAAATATGGACTTGTACCCAAACAAACTACTTACACCAAGCTGACAAACTCCTGGATGAGTTACTGCTTTATCGTCATATAACATTTATAAAGAACTTGATAATTTCTCCCTCTTTCTGAGACTTGTGATTCATTATGGGTCGCACGTTCCCCACACTTCCATACCATCATTGGTAGCTGTATATTCTGCAGTCTGTCACCTGGACGCTTACTTTAAAGTTCTCTCCTCCTTTAAGAGAGTCCTTAATGTCCAATTATTTGACCAGCTTTTAATTGCATcctactaccctcccctttaacaTGGTTGCACCTTTACCAGAATAAGTTACAGTAAAGCGTGTTAAAGCATGGTTTACTTGATTTGATAAACTATGGCATGCGTGTAGAATTACCCCAAATATAACTGTGGGACTCAGCAAGACCAATCATTATCTAATGTTTATCTGGGCTAGCAGAGGCATAAGATATTTGTGTAAAGTGTGTGAATTACTCTGGCTAGTTGAGAGTGTAATACATGCAGGCCGGCCAGTATATTGTTGGCAATTTATGAATCCCTTAGCCGATGAAGTTATTCAAAGGACTTGCAATCACACAACGAAGACATGATGCAAAATGAACATGAAAACCAATCTCTGCTAATCAATGTTTCATTTCTGGAGGAAGACAACTAAGTACATCTGTTTGTGAAAAATTATATTAAAGAAACAAGAATATTGGAATAAAGGGAGAATGGGGAAACAACGAGACAAAATATTGGATTGTTTTGTCCAAGCGACACATGCCCCAACATCATTTGCTTTTGCTCGCGAGCTCATACACTACATCTGTAAATACTGCTATTACATTAAGAAAGTAGAATGAATATTGGTTCCATGTAACCTTTTTCgacctttagattttagagatataacgcggaagcaggcccttcggcccaccgattccatgctgaccagcgatcagtacaccagtactatccaacacacgagggacaatttacaatttttaccaattcCAATTAACCTAACTCACCTGTCCGTCTTTTGAGAATGGGAGGAacacggagcacccagagaaaacctatgcattcacggggagaacatacaaaccccatacaaacagcacccgttgtcacggTCCAACccaaggtctctggcgatgtaaggcagcaactctaccactgcaccactgtgccacacctcTGCCCCATAATGGGTATTCACTCAACATTGGCCTGAGGATTCCCTCAAAGACCAAGCAAATCTTTaattacagtcatagagtcatatggcacagaaacagacccttcagtccactcCAGACCATGCTGCCCATCAAACGCCTATTTGCACATTTTGACTTCTGACATTGCACCATAGATTGTTCTATTGTCATTGTTCATCCCCACAATCTTCTCGTACAATTACTCCTCAGTTGCTATGGCAACGCATTTTGTGTTCTTAGCTGTGCATAATACGCATCCCTGAACCTAGCCTGCATCATTCTTACAAAGAACTCCAGACACCTCAGTTCTACCAAATGTCCTTGTCTCTCTACAGCATAGTCATGGTTAATGGGTTTAAGGATATTGAGTTCAAGTCCACTGAAACTTTTTTAGAGTTGAATCTCCCAAAATTTGGTTTACATTTTTGCCACCTTTGTGGTTAGCTAATGGTTGAACCATTCTCACTCCAGatcctgcctgaaccactgaaagTGGTCAGTGTCCATTTCAAATTCCCATTATATGCACTTTGCATATGTTCGCTGTTCTCACTAATGGCTCTTGCACAAATGAGACatggggaactgcaggtgctggtttacaataataaaatactaagtgctggagtaactcagccattcaggcagcatctctgcaggatatggataggcgaggttttgggttgggacccttctcaggCCTGCACAAATGGGctaaaatgtacaaactcaaatGCAGCGATATTCTCTCAGCCACTAGATGGTGGTCTTGTCCATCTTAGAATGGAGCCACTTCAACAGGAACCCACTCAAGCTGCTCGCTGTGATTGTGTTACATTCTTGTGCACATTATGTTATCAGAGTTGAACCATTACAAAtaaccctgaaacgtcacttatcctttttctccagggatgctgcctgacccgctgagttacgccagcactttgtgtttatcctcAAAATCAGCTATGTCTCAGTCAAGTGGCtttccattcttctaaactccagcaaatacaaaGCCTTATCTCTCacccagggccggcgttaagccgatttgaccgattgctcccaattgggccccgcgcccaagcggggccccgcactaatgttcagtatttcgtacggaaatacgaattctctttgttaaataaagatttttttaaattcgccatccggatttttttaaacgaacatgtataacaaccgctgcacggccatcatacacaaacgatttgttaactagtgctgttagcacatcttaacggtaagtacttaacaccttgttatgcaatgtcatgaatctgcatctatccgcattcctcagtaaatgttatagtgttttgaacaagtattaatgacgccgtgttcctttgaataaaattcacgcggcgtcattaatacttgtttaaaacacaattacatttactgaggaatgtagatcgatgacacgttgagaatttcatttaactcaccatcatgagtgagggccccggaccgcgagaaggggcttcttcctggtgtgcaggtttgtcattcacctatcgacccacgttgtgtccaaagatcttatagcggatctttggttgtgtctctctgtcttttgctcactccctccctccctccctctttctctcgcgctctctctcctgctccccatattgtctctctctagctctcccactccctctctatcaccctgtcccctcagcattcccagaatcattgacgttttgcggtagacaaaaatgctggagaaaccctgcgggtgaggcagccgcctggcccgctgagttcctccagcactctgtgttttttgtttggctctgaagttgaagttggctcagcgggacgggcagcggctctggggagagggttgtgtttctggtcgaagcccttcttcagacaatcacaagtactctcatcgacgcgagttcagttcggtctgaagaagggtcttctctccagagtcgctgcgctgcctgtcctgctgagttactccagctttatgtctatcttcaatttcagagaattacaatttctcacggggggcttataacgtctctaaacccctctgggaccctctgaacacctctaaaccccctctagcccccctatttccctctattcccctctaaacaattgtaaacacacctgaacccatctgaagccctctaaacatctctaaaccgtttaaacccctctaaactaggaggctgcaaggtgacttggataggctgggtgagtgggcaaatgcatgggagatgcagtataaagtggataactgtgaggttatccactttggtggcaaaaacaggaaagtatatTATCTGaagtgtggccgattaggaaaaggggagatgcaacgaaaaatgctcacggcagaccaaacgtgttaaacagaaattggtcagatattgagctttacacagtgagaaatcatgtgaaataatcactgaatttaattttaaatgaatgtacctgcatgttatactgtttagtttggagataccaccagatagtctggttgatacaaccagattagtttggagatacaaccagattagtttggagatacaaccagatagtccactgagttcgcaccgaccagcgatttttgttacagatttgacaaatttatttggcggccaatcaaacgctgtctctaagggggttgcatccaatcaccaaccagcttgccttaaaattcccgaaactacacgaaatataaacatacataaatttttacttttctagagtaggggccccgccatcagttttctaattgggccccgcaattcctagcaccggccctgctctCACCTCATAAGACAACCTGCCCATTTTGCCTTTAAATCTATTAACCTGTTCACAACATTTGCTCACCGACCGAGCCGTATGGGCATTGTGGATTTCTGCTGCTTAGTAAGAAGTTGAGGGATTTgatcagggggggagggggggggctcacCTGGCTGAGGCTGAACTGGCTCGCACAAGCCAGTGATTGTCCGCCTCCTCCTCAGTGTACTCTTTGGGTTCACCGCGGTCTCTGTGTTGAATAAAGAGTGCCGCACGATCGCCTGCCGTTCAACGGCTTCTCCTGAACAAGAACAAAGGTGAGACAAAATGGATCTTCCGCAAAGCCATTcactattgaagaagggtctcgacccgaaacgtcgcctatttcctttgctccatagatgctgccttacccgctgagtttctccagcatttttgtctaccttcgattttccagcatctgcagttccttcttaaacactattgaACATGAGGCCCACAGCACCATTCTTCTGTTATCCTTTCACCTTCAGTGATAAAGGTGGCCCTGACTgattcctaatgcccctgtcccacttaggaaacctgaacggaagcctctggagactttgcgccccacccaaggtttccgtgcggttcccggaggttgaaggtggttgccggaggttgcaggtagtggaagcaagtagggagactgacaaaaacctccgggaacctccaggaactgcacggaaaccttgggtggggcacaaagtctccagaggtttcgtttcaggtttcctaagtgggacaggggcataagggtgacTCCCAGCAGCCCCATTGCTTCATGTGAACCAAGTGTTGGCACTCTATCTCTCCACTACAGCTCGGTAAAGGCTGATTGCCCCTTTCTCATTCATTGCACAGAACAGCACTGAAATGATCGGCCTGAAATGATAACGCCACTTCTTCCACCATTGATGCCGCCCGCTCTACTGAATATTTCTGGCATGCGTTATTTAATGCATCACTTTGAGCTGCATTTGAACCTGGTTCACAAAGCTTAAAAATCAGCATCTAACTCACAGCACCAAACAGCTCCTATTAATGTACTATGCTCATCATGGATTAAAATGCAGCAGGGTCAAGCTATTGTAATATCAATTAATTAGGTGAAATTTAGATCACGAGTCAGGACAGCAGCAAATGTCAAACTTTTGTCTGGAACATGACCTTCAATAACTGATCACTATTCAAAACCTAGATTAAATAAACATCACAGAACATGTGTCTTCTAATATTGGTGCCCTTTCCAGTCAATTCATTTTGCTATCTTAATAAGGAATGATTTGAATGTTTTTAGGGTATAGATCCAAATGTCAGCTGCCTATTTCTCTATTTCATTattgtgtgaggtgtgtgtgtttgGTCACTTAGTTGTAAATTATAGACTGCGCATGTCCAGTCTACACTGAACTAGGTACACCAGATGATTCAAAATCttaaagaaacaaggaactgcagatgctggtttacaaaagaagaaacaaagtgctggagtaactcagtgagtcatgcagcatctcaggagaacatggataggcgacatttcaggtctagacccgtcttcggtctgaagacctgaaacgtcaatttaaaaaaatcatcctTGCTCCCTTCGGTTGAGGACACACAAAATCAGAGAAGGATTCTGCCACTCCTGAATATAAGTGAATTAGTTAGGGACAGTCCCTTCTCACCAGCAGCTAGCCAACCATCTGTATGCTTTCTCCTGCTTAACCATTTGGGTGAGGCACTAGAGCTGGCAGCAACAATGGACCTGGACCATTCACACTGACAAGCTTGGTTTAAGAATAACAGCAGTTTGAAATTATGTGCCTCTTTAAAAGTTAAAACATTTCCATGCTTTCTTGGTGGATTAAGATCAGTCCCAAATTATTTGTCAAAATCATTACTCCTGAATTTTGTTTGCAGACTTTTATAATCACTACAACTGCCCAATGCTCACTCTCCCTCCTGTCCATTCGTCACGCACACTCCTACATAACCCTCATTCACTTCTCTACCTATTCCTCTCTACCCTCACAATCATCTCTCACTCACCTTCCTACCCAAATGTGACACACTAATCTCCATGTCTCTCACTCCTCCTCCTACCCATCCATCATCCATTCCCATGCCATCCCTCACCCTCCTACCTCTCTCTCATGCCTCGTCCTATCTATCTCTCACATTCCTCTACCCATCATTAATTCACCCTCCAAACTATTCCCCACTCACCCTCCTACCTACCCCTCACTCATTCCATTACCCATTCCTCATTTACCCCTCTATACTCTGCACTGGCTGACTCTGTTCTTAATCTCAGCCTCAATGgctgacctctctctctctctctctctctctccctccctccctacctctcactccctccctacctctccctccctctccccctccctctccctccctctctctctctccccctccctccctcccccctgcatGGAGTGACTCTAACCCAAACCTCGGTCTACACATCTCCGACATGTAACACAGCCTCTCTCTGCACTGATTGCACTTGTCTCTGGCATTTGCTGTGATCATCATTGGTGCTCAGCCCCATTCTGCACTAatttacagtgtgtgtgtgtgtgtgtgtgaattgtaAAACAGAGTGCACTGTACCAGTCACATTGATAGGCACCAGGTCCGCCTGTACCGTTCGTGCCTGGTGCCACCTCTTTTTCTCTGGTGTTGACTGTGGGATGCCTTGAGTCCACTTGGGTGGTTTATCGGGTGTACTTGGGGAGCTCAGAAATTGTTCGTGTGGTTTTACACCAAAGGTGGTCGTCTCATCTTCACTGCTGGACCTTGTGCTTGGCTGATGCAACGAAACACACAAATCAGAGATGGAATACATTTCAGTAAAAGATATTAACATTCAGTGCTACTTTCAAGCACATCCCCACATTGATGAAGATATTTTAAATACAAGCTGGCTTTTAAATACCAGAAGACTCAAGATTTGACATCATTTCCATCATGATTCTCTGCGACAAATGTCCACAGCATCTAAGCCACCCGTGAAAAGAAAATGGATGCATATTTCTTTATTGGACATAAAGGCACTCAGGGACAAGACTGCGTCGAGAGGTTCAGCAGAAAAATGACCTGGGTTTGAATTGTCTCATAGGATCGTGGCCAATCATCGGGGAAGGAGGGGGCCGGGTGCGGGCTGCTGTTCGGAGATAGTGACCTCTATCAGTGGTCTCGGGAGATTGCTGCTGTGTC is a window encoding:
- the nhsl2 gene encoding NHS-like protein 2 isoform X4, with the translated sequence MPFCKRIVRPVQVCRFQGEGRTPPVLDNLVDVSSFTLGNVLRQLSALAREAVSVLEEIELEIGSVCHRALLLEVRIIGLHRYVSALSLRPATHCGSNLDQESKRTAHFKSSWQQNINVFDSSSRPPCVEELHQEAQLNLQSLLQEEFGEPVIQKKATANTFGHKPALNREAVPDSCPKKGEKRMEFVLMPSTRSSSEDETTTFGVKPHEQFLSSPSTPDKPPKWTQGIPQSTPEKKRWHQARTVQADLVPINVTGSLKEGSRPPHALTKTEANQRLFTFDEDMNVMSGNQVGNLGMVQSFPPTLRKVQSDLGQINNSNLSQSSGNITFTMNNPQMMPTSISEHSFSSLNTSWDQMRGSSFSSSLNNSSAVTAPSSVSVEALHDGTHAPVTFSQTYSSGQSHGQRTPCSSAQGSSATMSDRENDTESPHSSSRAWNGSNSVCSPHLSDMPPTLSLQCLKHCSQQDSGVLLNDGSHTERSVPLSTFLPREGQRQNTRSPMVSSFTSTPGEAAEKSQNHKDTRTNHERIIIYPINNASEDANSNLEFPGYANAEACTFRERSLSTPTDSGSCCSSDAIRSYDSKHYDHTRRHSANYIMRYPSASSEESQSNENVSVMTDQEGSQKSRPRSRSISLKKPKKKPVPPVRNVSLKTCEISLDPEETSANSSPQENRPTKLFIPSEKQVIQSESVGSNESSGFVSDAHSSSTTPTLRDGEPIRYTEHWFLNDWKSNDPYRSLSNSSTTTGITVIECVKSRGSSESLTSPSISRATTPSQLSVEAESKMSSPGKLPGLMSPSSGYSSQSETPTTYFPMSVYQGHVPQPGGKAKPKVPERKSSLQPTSPNEKSPKSKRIFELPISPPPHLDLSGLLSFKSKSKASRRHSDSSNINKPSQKHSPNQPSMPVITQTVLESVRLRSVSRSENEDHTEFLEPPQITHSESSETPLRKVRPPVPGKPPMSKRPSSIALKLSPIEHPSPTSTVPSPVSSNRGFSTVFRKVGVKKQDSLDKPDSQKLQASPNPAHVQPNHLQSNYVDNKQSRSVPLTTRDETQRLCSTELTRSSTQYVEKKKSKTPPPVPKKPNVLIVPTNTAHILVVTERPAQGPLHKKIASACHDNANAPFTNDASNVERGSKAHDLNMGPNIRTVPSAGIHLERNRNVEYNDGTGRYQTVSLRTDLDQNPEDISLNLNAKQRSPTDVQSGEVVMEDDDDVFVSSGTQRSTEDLFTVIHRSKRKVLGWKEPGESFTVRQVAISPPKPIVPIPSAGIRLNPSANGNGSKTSTSNENFKALLQKKGSKPAGGARMSAAELLKSTNPLARRIATEFTQDSERCQPISEPGSPENASKC